One window of Amaranthus tricolor cultivar Red isolate AtriRed21 chromosome 11, ASM2621246v1, whole genome shotgun sequence genomic DNA carries:
- the LOC130827714 gene encoding F-box/kelch-repeat protein At3g23880-like — MILTCERTKVLEDKYLIPDVLWMEVLAYLPTKTLLQIRCVCKTWCSLIDSHYFTYRHLEFYNGNKRNNSRFNIYAFYGRLIRSVQNSFIIYQSDNNYKNHISCIPDHDMFNRFYHETDMVNGLMLVRRERFWIQDEQLFLWNPSIYKLLEIPPCPLTKTYSKLDFHFCLGFVPSSYDYRVLVFREDKKGERLEVEMAIYSLRENRWKVKPNWVNVLGRSLALTKNYDSGVYTHDNVVYSQGVVYWKPTLLCNGKNLVYFDFEDETFGIKELPIVLDDDYLKIVFILSGSLAVFGISYSEICIWVIDKDNNVEKAKQQWCQNLIRDSTVKPLEKAYTQDCGILKVNNAGKPKQQWCQYLVRDSTVKPREGACAGARGIFAVIDKHHNIVYDERNHTFLACYDDQLKSYNIETTEVQHLTNSHKISYFGTYMESLVLLNQAKLKR; from the coding sequence ATGATACTTACTTGTGAAAGAACAAAGGTGTTGGAGGACAAGTATTTAATTCCAGACGTCTTATGGATGGAAGTGTTGGCATATTTGCCAACCAAAACTTTGTTACAAATCAGGTGTGTTTGTAAAACATGGTGTTCTTTGATTGACTCCCATTATTTTACATATAGGCACCTAGAATTTTACAATGGCAACAAACGTAATAATAGTCGTTTTAACATTTACGCCTTTTACGGGAGACTGATTCGAAGTGTACaaaattcattcattatctatcaaagcgataataattacaaaaatcatATATCATGCATACCAGATCATGATATGTTTAATCGCTTTTATCATGAAACTGATATGGTTAATGGATTGATGTTGGTAAGAAGAGAAAGATTTTGGATTCAGGATGAACAACTTTTTTTATGGAATCCTTCCATATATAAATTATTGGAAATTCCTCCCTGTCCTCTAACTAAAACATATTCAAAATTGGATTTTCATTTTTGTCTCGGATTTGTACCTTCTAGTTATGATTATAGAGTACTTGTCTTTAGAGAAGATAAAAAAGGAGAAAGATTAGAAGTTGAGATGGCAATCTATTCACTAAGGGAAAATCGTTGGAAAGTTAAACCCAATTGGGTTAATGTATTGGGAAGATCTTTAGCTTTAACAAAGAATTATGATTCGGGTGTTTATACACATGATAATGTTGTTTACTCGCAAGGGGTGGTTTATTGGAAGCCTACTTTGTTATGCAACGGTAAAAATcttgtttattttgattttgaagaTGAAACATTTGGAATTAAAGAATTACCTATTGTTCTTGATGACGATTATTTGAAAATCGTATTCATCTTAAGTGGATCATTAGCGGTTTTTGGTATTTCCTATTCAGAAATTTGTATTTGGGTAATAGATAAGGATAACAATGTTGAAAAAGCCAAGCAACAATGGTGTCAAAACCTTATTAGAGATTCAACGGTGAAACCCCTAGAAAAAGCTTATACACAAGATTGTGGAATCTTAAAAGTTAACAATGCTGGGAAGCCTAAGCAACAATGGTGCCAATATCTTGTTAGAGATTCAACTGTTAAACCACGTGAAGGAGCCTGTGCAGGAGCACGTGGAATCTTCGCAGTAATCGACAAACATCATAATATCGTATATGATGAAAGGAATCATACATTTTTAGCATGTTATGACGATCAATTGAAGTCGTATAATATTGAAACTACTGAAGTTCAGCACCTGACGAATTCTCATAAAATTAGCTACTTTGGTACTTATATGGAGAGTTTGGTGCTGCTTAACCAAGCTAAACTCAAAAGATGA